One window from the genome of Elaeis guineensis isolate ETL-2024a chromosome 5, EG11, whole genome shotgun sequence encodes:
- the LOC105032902 gene encoding phenylacetaldehyde reductase, giving the protein MSGSGKVVCVTGASGYIASWLVKLLLQRGYTVRASVRDLADPKKIEHLRALEGANERLHLFKANLLEEHSFDSVVEGCEGVFHTASPFYHNVTDPQAELIDPAVKGTLNVFSSCVKTPCIKRVVVTSSMAAVAYNGRPRTPDVVVDETWFSSAEFCKQAKMWYVLSKTLAEEAAWKFSKDNSIDMVTINPAMVIGPLLQPTLNTSAAAILNLINGSSTYPNASFGWVNVKDVAKAHILAFEVPSASGRYCLVERVAHYAELVKILHDQYPALKLPEMCADDEPFVPIYQVSKEKTKSLGIDYIPVETSIMETVESLREKGFVSF; this is encoded by the exons ATGAGTGGAAGTGGGAAGGTGGTGTGCGTGACCGGTGCGTCCGGCTACATTGCTTCCTGGCTTGTTAAGCTTCTCCTCCAGCGTGGATATACCGTGCGCGCCTCCGTCCGGGATCTTG CTGATCCGAAGAAAATCGAGCATTTGCGTGCTTTGGAAGGAGCCAATGAGAGACTGCACTTGTTTAAAGCAAACTTGTTGGAAGAGCACTCTTTTGATTCAGTGGTTGAGGGGTGTGAGGGTGTTTTTCATACTGCATCTCCTTTTTATCACAATGTCACGGATCCACAG GCTGAGTTAATCGACCCAGCAGTGAAGGGAACACTCAATGTTTTCAGCTCCTGCGTTAAAACTCCTTGTATTAAAAGGGTGGTCGTGACATCATCCATGGCTGCTGTTGCATATAATGGAAGACCACGAACACCTGATGTGGTAGTTGATGAGACATGGTTTTCTAGTGCAGAGTTTTGTAAGCAGGCAAAG ATGTGGTATGTACTCTCGAAGACTTTGGCAGAGGAGGCTGCTTGGAAGTTTTCAAAGGATAATTCTATTGACATGGTAACAATAAACCCAGCAATGGTCATAGGTCCTCTTCTGCAACCTACACTAAATACGAGTGCTGCTGCAATCCTGAACTTGATAAATG GATCTTCCACATATCCAAATGCAAGTTTTGGGTGGGTTAATGTCAAGGATGTTGCCAAGGCACATATTCTAGCATTTGAGGTTCCCTCAGCAAGTGGAAGATATTGTTTAGTTGAAAGAGTTGCTCACTATGCAGAGCTTGTGAAGATTTTGCATGACCAATATCCTGCTCTTAAACTGCCAGAGAT GTGTGCGGATGATGAGCCCTTTGTGCCAATATATCAGGTCTCAAAGGAAAAGACAAAAAGCTTAGGGATCGACTATATTCCTGTAGAGACAAGCATCATGGAGACCGTCGAAAGCTTAAGGGAGAAGGGATTTGTTAGTTTTTAA